Within the Pseudomonas putida genome, the region TTCATGACGCGATTAGAAAAGAAGGAGTACCTTTCAACAGGAAGTTTGAGGGAACTACTGAGGACCTAGTTAAGAAGCTGGATAAGGCATATGAGGGTATCCCTCAAAAACACTCAAAATCCCACGTTCTGGTGAAGTTATTGCGAAAAACGTAACAATCGGTGAGGCTCTTACCAAGTCCATGGGTAAGGCTTCGAGTAGTAATTCTGCAGGAGGGTGTAGTTAGTGAAAACAAAAGCTAACATTCAATTGTTTTCCCCAGGCATTGTGTTGTTTGATCCGCTGGTGTTGTCAAGTTTCTTGCAGCATAATGGTGTTGCGGATTCAAACGTGTTCGAGCAATTTATTCAGGATGAAAATTTGGGTAGGGCTGCTATTGAAAACGGCGTGATTTGTCCAATGTATCAAATCTCAGAGCAGGATTACTCAGTTTTCATTGAGAACGGAAATGATGCTAAGTATGAACTGCCGGTGCCAAAATTTTCTTACTCTGATTTTCCGCTCAAGATTAAATCAGGTATTATGATTGCGTCTGATTTGAATGCTCTTTTGGATTGGGATGATGACTTTTTCTTGAGTTACAAGAAGAGGTACGACTCCCGGCTTTCGAGTAATGATTTTCTTGAAATCGAATCAGGCCTTTACAATTTGACAATTAATGGGTACGTGGGACTTCGGAGTCGTTCCGCCAACTGCGGCTATGGTTTGATTTTTCAAGCTGTGGACTGCTTGCCCGCTGTTTCCAAGGATACTTTTGCAGACGACTTGGATTTTGAGTTGGCCGGTTACCAGCAATGATCGCAGAGTGGTGGAACCGGTAGCGCATCTGGCCATGGACGACCTGGCCGTTAACCATGTACTCAACCAGCGTCGGCAGGTAAATGGGCATCGCCGATACGGTAATGACCCGCAGGGCTGATTGACCCAGGAAATAACACCGCAAGGCGTGCTCGGCTATGAATACGATTCCCTGAGCAAGCTGCGCGGGGAGATCAAACACGAATACGAAGCCAACGGCCAGTTGCACAGCCGCGATATCGGGTCCCTCGTAGGTAGTGAAGAGTTCAGCTACGACCCGGCAGCCAACCGCTTGGACTTCAATGCGCGTCAGTTTGAGAAGGTCCAAGGCAACCGCATCAAGCGTTGGCGGGATCAGGAGTATTGGTATGACAGCCTGGGTCGGCGGGTTGCCAAGCAATCCGAGATCAACGGCAGCACGGAGCAGAAGCACTTCCTTTGGTAAGGGCTGAGGATGCTGCGTAAGCAGATGCCTGAGCAGAGCATGCTGTATGTCTAGGAGCCGGGCAGCTATGCGCCGTTGGCAAGGGTCGATTGGGCGGAAGGGGGCGCGCAGAAAGTCTACTACTTCCACACTGACCAGATTGGAACGCCTCTGGAGCTGACTGATAGCAAAAGCCAAATTGTCTGGCAGGTGACGTATCGGGCTTGGGGGCGATTGAGCAGGTGTCGATCAATGAAGTCGAGCAGAATCTGCATTTCCAAGGTCAGTATTCTGATACTGACGAGCCGCTGGGGTGGTGTTCTTCCAGGCTTGGGCAGAACATGGGGCATAGGACGGGAGATGGGATGGCTAACCATCACCTTACTCCTGAGTAGTTCATTAATAAGCCTATTGTCAGTTCTATGTTTAAAAGGCTAAAAGGGCTAGGGTTTGATGCCGACGGGGCGTAAAATGGTATTTTCTTGCCCGATAAGAAAAATGTTCAGCTTGTCGATGTGCCAGGGCATTGAACGAATCGTGATGTCTATGCCGCTGCTGTTGGTAAGAAATTACTCGAGCTCAATAAAATGGCACGACAATGGAGTGATATTCAGTTGGCTTTGGGTATTAAAAATATCCAGGATTGAGCAAGGTCCGGACTTCAGAACGGGTTGCTTAATACTGATCCATCTAACTTTAGGTTGCTGTGAAGTTTATGAAAGAATTTTATATGATCAGTGCTGCGGAAAGCGACCATGTTCCGCTTTTCTTTGACGAGGTGTGGGTCCCAGAATTGCCTGCGTTCAATCAAGTGATTGCGAATCCTGATGTATTGGATTTTTCAGATTCTTATGAGATGGAAGCTGACCTGAATAAATTTCACGTCGATGTGACATTTGAGCAGTATCTCGCCTCATCGGAATTCATTCGAATGTGCGAAAATTTTAATTGTAAGTTTCTGAGCATACCTGTGATGATTTCGCTTCGCGGCTCTACGAAGCCTGAAAAAGATTATAAGTTTTTCTGTGTGCTTAGTAGATGTTCATTACTAGACGTCGAGCGGTCTACCTTTGAATTGGTGGATGACGGGCTCTTGCGCCCAGAGAATGAACGGCAATATATGTCTCCTTTATATGCTCGAATAGATAGGTTTTGCGCAAGGTCAGATGTAGAATATGATTTATTCTACTGTGAAGAGTTGAAGCAAGTGGTCTGTTCTTCCGAATTTAGAGAAGCATACTTAAAAAATAGTTTCATTGGCCTCTATTTTGAAAAAATTGATGAAGGATTTGTATGTGCTCCTTGGAGTTGAGCTCGTAAAGTCAAGCACTTCTAGAACTGCGCTGGTAGAAACACCCATTACCGGTGCATGAGAAATTATATAGATCAATTGGAAGTGGAAGTCATTGCGGGTGTGAAGTCTCTGGCATGTGAACGAAGTCATCAACCTTAAAGGGGTTAATGTATGGTGACCGAGGTTGATTTGGATTTGGTGCAGGTTGTTAGTTCTGAGATCTATTAGAAGATGCTGTCATAATTAACTAGCGTCGTTGGAATTGAGATCGAGTCAGGATATGCGGAGGTCTTCGCAAGGCACGATGCAGCGAAGCTAGTGAGAGCGGGTCTAATCGCTCAAGATATAATGGTTTTTATGAACGAAAAATATGATTTCATAAAACAATATTCTATCGTTAAACTGTCTGCACGTCCCAAAGATGAAGAGGATGAAGAGTATTCTCCGGGATTCGCTCCCCCTGATGATGAGAGAAGCAAAACACTCAAAGTAGGCAAGTATTCGCGAGGCTTTTTGGTTACCGATAGTATAGAGTACGCTTTGGCTATCGAAGGGATCGAGCCTTTGCTTCAATATTTAAAAAACCTAGAATTCCAAATGCAAAAAACTATGCTGGTCAAATTATAGGTTTTGTCGACGTTAAGTGAAATTCACCGTCGCTACCCATACGATCCGGCAGGTGAACAGATACGCTCCCTCGACAAAGCGCGTGGCGAAATCAAGTGCGAGTACGAAGGCCACGTCCAGTTGGACAGTCGCAATACCCGCTCGGACAGTGGTAAACGGCTAGATTGAAAGTACGAGGGTTTAATAGCTATGAAAGCCTGGTGCGGCGGATTGCCAAGCAGTCGGAGATTAATGGCACCGCGGAGCAGAAGCGTTTCTTGTGGCAAGGGCTCCGGGTATTGCGTGAGGAGACGCCTGGCCAGAGCATTCTGTGTCTTCTACCTTGAGACTGTCGATGATCAATTATTGACTTCTGATTTCTAGGCCTAATTCAAGCCCTATCTGCTCCCGATAAGGTTACTCATCCATGTTAAGGCATAATTTATTCCCATCCACTATTTTGCAGGGCCATCTATTTTCTGTGTAACTGTCGGGCACAAAACAGAAACCGGGGTGGCTTACCCAATAGGTCTGCCAGGCCGAGCCTGACTTCCTCAGTTGTGGGCAACTGGTATAGTCCAGTTTATTAAGCGCAATTGTCGTGACGATGCCCGCTAACGGCGCGAGCACGATGAGCGAGTAAACAGAGGCTTTCATCATTCCCGTCTGAAATTTCGCAAGGCCGGATTTGGTAGGTGGATCGAACCTTTTTCCTGTGTATATTGCGAACGCGCTTGCAACGACGCAAACAAGCATCACGGGCGGGGCCATGAGCAAGCCGAAAGCCATGTATTGAACCTCAATTGCCGACGCCTGTCGCCACAGCTGCCCGTAAATTGGCAGCACATGAGCGATCAACCAATACGTAGAAAATCCACCTATTGTCGCACATATCAAGAGCGTCAATGCGGCACGTAGCCTGAACTTGAGAGATTCAGTAGACCATTTACTCGGAGTCATTGGTGCGTGCTCAAAACCTAGGGTGTTGAAGTCCGGAAAGCGCAGGCAGCTTGACGCCTCAGGCCAATCGAAGCCTGGTGTGCTCGGAATAAAATTAGGGGGTAAATCATGTAGTAATCCTGAATCCCTTTGTCGATGGCCGCACGCAACAAGCGCTTCAGTAAAACTATTGATAACGTCATTCTATAGCGCTCAAGGTCGCTCGTGTCGATGGGTTCGGTCAATTGTCGGATATTGTCAACGGGGTAACGTTGGGCGTCCCTTTGATCTCAAGGTCGTTATCCCCAAGCAGAGCACCCAGACACGCCATTGAGTCGCCCCGGCCATGGGCTTCGATAAGAGATCGGTGGCCGCATCCCAAGCCTCGTTCGATAACTACACAGCCGGCCCATCAAAATCTGCCACACGAAAAGGCCAGCCTGCAGATTGACTACCTAACGACGCATCCCGAGCTCAGCATCATCCAGAAGCGCCTTGGCCAGCGCGCTCAGGTAGTAGGACGCCCAGATCAGTTGCGGATTTTCATCCATCACCCCGGTGATGGTCAGATCGCGCACGCAACCCATCAGCTCCGAGGCTTGCTCCCTGGCATCCTGGCAGGGGATACCTGGGGCGATGCAGAACAGCGGGCGGGTTTGGCCCTCAGCCTGGTAGAACATGGTTTTGCCGGGTGTGGTGTATTCGTTTGTGCCGTCTTTTGGCATTGGCTAGCTCCCTGAAAATGCGGGTGCCTGGGCTGGCCCTTTCGCCGGCAAGCCGGGCCCACACGGGTTCACCACGCGCCTAAGGGTCGTCTACAACCTCAGGGGCGGCGCCGTGCGAGTGGTTAGCCTTTGAAAACGCCAGAACAGGCCTGACATGATGCGGCTTAGTGAAGCGTTCTCGGCTCTGTCGGCATTTGCACTTGCACCAAGGCCACCTCAAGCAGCTTGCGCAAGGTTTCGAGCTCGTGCATGGAGGTCATGATCAACAAGGAGCAGGGCGATTTGGGGTGCATCACCATCGCCTGCTGGGCGACGGCCTCGGCACAGAGTGCGTAGTCCGCAGCCATCATGAGTGTGTCTTCCAGGGTGTGGGGAGTGTGGGGTGGGTCGGGGACTATCTTCAGCATAAAACCCTCTCAGTGCCTGCAGGGCTGCCGCAAATCCGCTGTCAAACGGAAAGGGTGGCAGCTGTTCGTGGGTTGACAGACCGAGGGCACTGAGAATCCCGGCGCACACAGAGGTGCCCCACGTACAGCTGCCATAACAGGCATTGCACATGCTCTCAGTGACTCACGGTCTGTCAAAACCGTATCGCCGATTGGCAGCGACCGGCCGAGACTATGACCCACGTTTAGCGCATGCAACGAAAAACAGGTGCACGCATTATCTTTGGGAAATGGACTACAACAAAGGGAATTAATCTGATTCTTTCAGCCGTTTTCCGTAGGAAAACATCCCCGCCACCGTGATGTTCCACCACGTGAAACCACATTCAATTGTGCTCCCGCCCCACTCGCGCTTATCTGTTCGCAACCACGACCTGCCTCAACCGTCGTGACCTCAAAGCGAACAACAAGAACGGGACCCACCCGCGCGAGGAGATTCCCCATGCAGCAGCACCAGCACATCCTGGCCTGGCTCACCGACGTAGCCAGCGACCTGCGCGCCATCCGCCACGATATCCATGCCCACCCCGAACTCGGTTTTGAAGAAAGCCGCACCGCGGCCCTGGTCGCGCAACTGCTCCAGGAGTGGGGCTACGAAGTGCACACCGGCATCGGCAAAACCGGTGTGGTCGGCGTGCTGCGCAATGGCAGCAGCCCACGCAAACTGGGCCTGCGTGCCGATATGGACGCACTGCCTATCGTAGAAACCACCGGCGCTGAATACACCAGCCGTCACCAGGGCTGCATGCACGCCTGCGGCCATGACGGCCACACCACCATGCTGCTCGGCGCGGCTCGCTACCTGGCGGCCACGCGCCAGTTCGACGGCACGCTGACGCTGATTTTCCAGCCGGCCGAGGAGGGCCAGGGCGGGGCCGAGGCGATGCTGGCCGATGGGCTGCTGGAGCGCTTCCCGTGTGATGCGCTGTTCGGCATGCACAACATGCCGGGGCTGCCGGCGGGGCACCTGGGTTTTCGTGAAGGGCCGATGATGGCTTCGCAGGACCTGCTGACCGTGACCATCGAAGGCGTCGGCGGGCATGGCTCCATGCCGCACCTGACGGTCGACCCATTGGTGGCGGCAGCCAGTGTGGTGATGGCGCTGCAAACCGTGGTGGCGCGCAATATCGATGCGCAGGAGGCGGCGGTGGTAACCGTGGGCGCCCTGCAGGCAGGCGAGGCGGCCAACGTGATCCCGCAGCAGGCGCTGCTGCGGTTGAGCTTGCGTGCGCTGAACGCCGAGGTGCGGGCGCAGACCTTGGAGCGGGTGCAGGCGATCATCGTCAGCCAGGCCCAAAGCTATGGCTGCAGCGCCCGCATCGAACACCGCCCGGCGTACCCGGTGCTGGTCAACCACCCCGACGAAAACGCCTTTGCCCACCAGGTCGGCGTCGAGCTGCTCGGCGCCGAGGCGGTGGATGGCAACACCCGCAAGCTGATGGGCAGCGAAGACTTCGCCTGGATGCTGCAACGCTGCCCCGGCGCCTACCTGTTCATCGGCAACGGCGTACAGCGCCCGATGGTGCACAACCCTGCCTACGACTTCAACGACGACATCCTGCTGACCGGTGCCGCCTACTGGGGCGCCCTCACCGAGCGCTGGCTCAACTAGGCAGCTTCAAGCTTCAAGCTTCAAGCTTCGAGCTTCAAGCTGCAAGTAAAGGCCGCGCATGGCCCGCTTCTGCTTGCAGCTTGCAGCTTGCAGCTTGCAGCTTGCAGCTCGCCGTTCGCCGCCGTTTCTGGCCAACAGATTGATGGAGTGTCCCGCATGCAGACTTCACACACAGGCGCGTCGCGTACCCGGCAAGTGGTCGCGGCGGTCATCGGTAATGCCCTGGAGTGGTATGACTTTATCGTGTACGGCTTTCTGGCCAGCATCATCGCCCGCCAGTTCTTTCCCTCCGACGACGAGTACGCCTCGCTGCTGATGGCCTTGGCCACCTTCGGCGTGGGATTTTTCATGCGGCCGGTGGGCGGGGTGCTGCTGGGTATCTATTCCGACCGCAAAGGGCGCAAGGCGGCGATGCAACTGATCATCCGCCTGATGACCGTGTCCATCGCCATGATCGCCTTTGCGCCCAGCTACCTGGTCATTGGCATGGGCGCGCCGCTGTTGATCGTGGTGGCGCGCATGCTGCAGGGCTTTGCCACGGGCGGGGAATACGCCAGTGCCACGGCGTTTCTGGTAGAAAGTGCACCGGCCCATCGCAAGGGGCTGTATGGCTCGTGGCAGCTGGTGGGGCAGTGCCTGGCGGTGTTTTCGGGCGCGGCCATGGTCGCGCTGGTGACCCACCTGTGCACTCCCGAGGCGTTGGACAGCTGGGGCTGGCGAATTCCGTTCGTGATCGGCTTGCTGATCGGGCCGGTGGGGCTGTGGATTCGCAAGCACATGGAAGAGCCCGAGGCGTTCCTCGAAGCGCGCAAGCAGGCCAAGGGCCAGGCGCCGAGCTTGTGGCAGGTGCTGCGCGAGCATCGGCGCAGCTTGCTGGTGTCGATGGGGCTGGCCTGTGGGGCGACCGTGTCGTTTTACGTGGTGCTGGTGAACATGCCCACCTTCGCCCACAAAAACCTTGGCCTGCCACTGGACCAGGTGCTGCTGGTGCAGATGCTGGCCGTGGGCCTGATGACCGTGGTCATCCCCCTGGCCGGAGCACTGTCGGACCGGCTTGGCCGGCGCCCGGTGCTGATGGCCTTTACCTTGGCATTTTTCGTGATGGTGTACCCGCTGTACGTGTGGGTAGCCGCAGCGCCGTCGATCGAGCGCCTGCTGGTGATGCAACTGCTGCTGTGTACCGCCATCGGCGGCTTCTTCGGGCCGGCGCCCACCGCCTTGGCCGAGCAGTTCCCGATCGAGGTGCGCTCCACCGGGGTGTCGGTGGCCTATAACGTGGCGGTGATGGTGTTCGGCGGCTTCGCGCCGTTGATCGTCACGTGGCTGAGCAAGGTGCTGGGCACCCCGGTGGCGCCGTCGTTCTATGTGCTGTTCGCTTGCTTGTTGACTCTGCTGGGCACCTACTGCCTGAAAGAAGCCCCTCGCGCTGGCAAAGCTGCCGCTTTCAACTTTGGAGTGAAACCGTGAACCCGTTAGCCATTGACCCGATCGTTGCCCTGGATGCCCAGGCGCTGTCCGAGGCGATCCACGCGCGCCAGGTGTCGTGCCGTGAAGTGATGCAGGCCTACCTGGGCCACATCGAGCGCTTCAACCCACAGGTCAATGCGCTGGTGTCGCTGCGCGAGGGCGCGGTGCTGCTGGCCGAGGCCGAGGTGCGTGACCGCGAATTGGCCGCCGGCCAGTCGCGCGGCTGGATGCATGGTATGCCGCAGGCGGTCAAGGACCTGGCCGCCACGGCGGGGCTGCGCACGACGCTTGGCTCGCCGCTGTTTGCCGAGCAAGTGCCGGCGCATGACGCCATCAGCGTGGCGCGGGTGCGGGCGAGCGGGGCGATCATTGTCGGCAAAAGCAATGTGCCGGAATTCGGCCTCGGCTCGCAGAGCTACAACACGTTGTTCGGCACCACCACCAATGCCTATGACCACCGCCGTGTGGCCGGCGGCAGCAGTGGCGGCGCCGCGGCGGCGTTGGCCATGCGCCTGCTGCCGGTGGCTGACGGCAGCGACATGATGGGCTCGCTGCGCAACCCGGCCGCGTTCAACAACGTGTTCGGCCTGCGCCCTTCGCAAGGGCGGGTGCCTTACGGGCCAACGCCGGAGCTGTTCGTGCAGCAGTTGGCCACCGAGGGGCCGATGGGGCGCACGGTGACGGACGTGGCGCGCTTGCTGTCGGTGCAGGCCGGGCACGACCCGCGCGCGCCGCTGTCGCTCAGTGACGGCCCGCGTGACTTTGCCGCCGGGTTGCAGCGCGATTTCAAAGGGGTGCGGGTGGGCTGGCTGGGCAACTTTGACGGCTACCTGCCGATGGACGAGGGGGTGATGGACCTGTGTCAGGCGGCCTTGGCAGACTTCGCCGAGCTGGGCTGCGAGGTCGAGGCGTGCCAGCCAGGGTTTGACCCGGGGCGTTTATGGCAATGCTGGCTCACCCTTCGCCACTTCCTGGTGCACGGCAACCTGGGCGCGGCGTATGCCGACCCAGGCAAGCGTGCACAGCTCAAGCCTGAGGCGCAGTGGGAAGTGGAGGGCGGCCTGCGCCTGACCGCGGCGGACGTCTACCAGGCTTCGCTGGACCGCAGCGCGTGGTACCTGGCGCTGGGCAAGTTGTTCGAGCGTTACGATTATTTGCTGTTGCCGGCTGCCCAAGTGTTCCCTTTCGATGCAGCCGAGCCGTGGCCCAAGGTGGTTGGCGGGCAGGCGATGGACACCTACCACCGCTGGATGGAGGTGGTGATTGGCCCGACTTTGGCCGGCCTGCCGAGCATGAGCGTGCCGGTGGGGTTCAACGCCGCCGGGCTGCCGATGGGCCTGCAGATCATAGGCCCGGCCCAGGCGGACCATGCCGTGCTGCAACTGGCCTATGCCCACGAACAACTGACCCGCTGGGTAGCGCGGCAGCCGCCTGGGTGCCTGCAGGTGCGCTGAAAGCCCTGGGCAGGCCCGTATCTTGCTGGGCATGATGACCATCCACGCACAGACACGGAGGTCGAACCCATGGGTATTACCGCAGACAGCGGGGGCGTGCGCTCGGTGGAGCGGGCACTGGCGATTGTCGAACTGCTTGGTGAACACCACGCGCTGGGGCTCGAAGAGCTGCATTACCTGACGGCACTGCCCAAAGCCACGGTATCGCGCATGCTCGCCACCTTGCAGGAGCAGGGCTGGGTCTACCGTGGCCTGAGCGACCGCCGTTACCGCTTGTGTGCCCGGCGCCTGTTTGGCGACCGCCAGCTGCGCTTCAAGCGCACACTGGTGGAACGCGCCGCGCCGCTGTTGTTGGAGCTGAGCGAGCGCACCGGGCTGGTGGCGGACCTTTCTTCTTTTGACGGCGAACGGCTGGAGGTGATGGAAAGCGCCATTGCGCAGGTGCTGCGCAAACGCTACCCGCACACCTGCCAGCTCGTTGGGCACCATGCCAGCTTGTTTCACTCGGCCATGGGCCGGGCGTGCCTGAAGGAGCTGGCGCCGGATGAGGTACAGCGCCTGGCGGCGCATGAGCGGGTGCGCGATGAGGCGCTGTTGCGCGA harbors:
- a CDS encoding M20 aminoacylase family protein is translated as MQQHQHILAWLTDVASDLRAIRHDIHAHPELGFEESRTAALVAQLLQEWGYEVHTGIGKTGVVGVLRNGSSPRKLGLRADMDALPIVETTGAEYTSRHQGCMHACGHDGHTTMLLGAARYLAATRQFDGTLTLIFQPAEEGQGGAEAMLADGLLERFPCDALFGMHNMPGLPAGHLGFREGPMMASQDLLTVTIEGVGGHGSMPHLTVDPLVAAASVVMALQTVVARNIDAQEAAVVTVGALQAGEAANVIPQQALLRLSLRALNAEVRAQTLERVQAIIVSQAQSYGCSARIEHRPAYPVLVNHPDENAFAHQVGVELLGAEAVDGNTRKLMGSEDFAWMLQRCPGAYLFIGNGVQRPMVHNPAYDFNDDILLTGAAYWGALTERWLN
- a CDS encoding amidase; translation: MNPLAIDPIVALDAQALSEAIHARQVSCREVMQAYLGHIERFNPQVNALVSLREGAVLLAEAEVRDRELAAGQSRGWMHGMPQAVKDLAATAGLRTTLGSPLFAEQVPAHDAISVARVRASGAIIVGKSNVPEFGLGSQSYNTLFGTTTNAYDHRRVAGGSSGGAAAALAMRLLPVADGSDMMGSLRNPAAFNNVFGLRPSQGRVPYGPTPELFVQQLATEGPMGRTVTDVARLLSVQAGHDPRAPLSLSDGPRDFAAGLQRDFKGVRVGWLGNFDGYLPMDEGVMDLCQAALADFAELGCEVEACQPGFDPGRLWQCWLTLRHFLVHGNLGAAYADPGKRAQLKPEAQWEVEGGLRLTAADVYQASLDRSAWYLALGKLFERYDYLLLPAAQVFPFDAAEPWPKVVGGQAMDTYHRWMEVVIGPTLAGLPSMSVPVGFNAAGLPMGLQIIGPAQADHAVLQLAYAHEQLTRWVARQPPGCLQVR
- a CDS encoding IclR family transcriptional regulator, which codes for MGITADSGGVRSVERALAIVELLGEHHALGLEELHYLTALPKATVSRMLATLQEQGWVYRGLSDRRYRLCARRLFGDRQLRFKRTLVERAAPLLLELSERTGLVADLSSFDGERLEVMESAIAQVLRKRYPHTCQLVGHHASLFHSAMGRACLKELAPDEVQRLAAHERVRDEALLRDIEADGHNGFGQRTEGFWEYPVRLPFLIRAIALPVRVEGRLVGSIALHWPLDLAPVERVQSLHLNSLAATVGQVQHALLN
- a CDS encoding citrate-proton symporter; its protein translation is MQTSHTGASRTRQVVAAVIGNALEWYDFIVYGFLASIIARQFFPSDDEYASLLMALATFGVGFFMRPVGGVLLGIYSDRKGRKAAMQLIIRLMTVSIAMIAFAPSYLVIGMGAPLLIVVARMLQGFATGGEYASATAFLVESAPAHRKGLYGSWQLVGQCLAVFSGAAMVALVTHLCTPEALDSWGWRIPFVIGLLIGPVGLWIRKHMEEPEAFLEARKQAKGQAPSLWQVLREHRRSLLVSMGLACGATVSFYVVLVNMPTFAHKNLGLPLDQVLLVQMLAVGLMTVVIPLAGALSDRLGRRPVLMAFTLAFFVMVYPLYVWVAAAPSIERLLVMQLLLCTAIGGFFGPAPTALAEQFPIEVRSTGVSVAYNVAVMVFGGFAPLIVTWLSKVLGTPVAPSFYVLFACLLTLLGTYCLKEAPRAGKAAAFNFGVKP
- a CDS encoding DUF3077 domain-containing protein — protein: MPKDGTNEYTTPGKTMFYQAEGQTRPLFCIAPGIPCQDAREQASELMGCVRDLTITGVMDENPQLIWASYYLSALAKALLDDAELGMRR